One Roseimaritima multifibrata DNA window includes the following coding sequences:
- a CDS encoding TIGR03936 family radical SAM-associated protein translates to MNNKVTEAAGDAKAAPDTKNPDAKNSVPPQPSEELLRIRYRIRFAKTDLLRWISHRDLARLWERLLRRATLELSMTEGFHPKPRVGFPSALALGIEGLDEVVEIDLAEELSVEALLKRLDDDQQPGLNILSVCRVPDGTPKARLLRSHYSVPIPEGFATAEIETAITEISDVETLEVTRKNRTITVNAASQIDQLKICDGHLIMVLSASENADLKPTDLISAMGLDSLLTAGSYVVRTRVELEQTLGPEHCVLKE, encoded by the coding sequence ATGAATAATAAAGTAACCGAAGCGGCGGGCGACGCCAAAGCCGCCCCGGACACTAAGAATCCGGACGCCAAGAACTCAGTTCCTCCGCAGCCAAGCGAGGAATTGCTTAGGATCCGATACCGTATTCGATTTGCCAAAACGGATTTGTTGCGTTGGATCAGCCATCGCGATTTGGCTCGCTTGTGGGAACGGTTACTCCGCAGAGCAACGCTAGAACTTTCGATGACCGAGGGCTTTCATCCGAAACCTCGCGTTGGTTTTCCCTCGGCACTAGCCCTGGGGATCGAAGGCTTAGATGAAGTTGTAGAAATTGATTTAGCAGAAGAATTATCCGTCGAAGCGCTGTTGAAACGGCTGGACGACGATCAACAACCCGGCCTGAACATATTAAGCGTCTGCCGGGTCCCCGATGGTACCCCCAAGGCTCGCCTGCTTCGCAGCCATTACAGCGTCCCCATTCCAGAGGGATTTGCAACGGCGGAAATCGAAACAGCGATCACTGAAATCAGTGATGTCGAAACGCTCGAAGTCACAAGAAAGAACCGCACAATCACGGTCAATGCCGCGTCGCAAATTGATCAATTAAAGATCTGCGATGGCCATCTGATCATGGTCTTGTCCGCCAGCGAGAACGCGGACCTCAAGCCCACCGATTTAATTTCGGCGATGGGTTTGGACTCACTTTTAACAGCGGGATCGTACGTCGTACGAACCCGCGTCGAACTAGAACAAACACTTGGACCTGAACACTGTGTCCTAAAGGAATGA